From the Leishmania braziliensis MHOM/BR/75/M2904 contig, possible fusion of chromosomes 20 and 34 genome, the window ATAGGAGTGCGTGAGGGAGCGGCTGTACGCGCGACGCCACCTACGTCGTGGTGACGGTCTTGCTCGAATCATCACCACTGCCATCAAACCCCCTTCCTTGACTCGCTACCATTAGAAAATAGGCACGCGCGTTCTTACCCCTCACGAATGCACGTGGGCACAGACGCAGCAACGCGACCGTCTTTGTTTCGTGTCTTCCGTTctttgtgctctctctccctccctctctcataGAAGGGGGTATCGATACATCTGCCCACTGCTGCCATGTCTGCGTCCAGCAGAGAGCCGGCCGCATCCCGTGCGCAAGGAATGCAGGGCGCCACACCTGCCACTCCCGGAGGTGGCAAGCTGGGCACGCTCTCCGTCAGTGAGCTCCGCACCGcaatgcagcagcacctccgctccACAGGGGCTCTGCGTGAGCTCAAAACGCAGCTGCGTGGTATGGTGCTCGCCGAGTTGCTACAACAGCCCAAGACGGCCAGGATGCTTGTACACGGGGCGTCGCAGTCGGTCCCACCATCACCAGGGGAAGGCCAGGTCAGGCTGGAAGACAGGAAGCCTTCCGCCACCGGGTTTCCTGGCACTCCGGCCATTGCTGTAGTCTCGGGTCGCACAGACCAAACCCTGCAGACCTGGTCATGCGGCTTGGCCGACGCCCTCGTTGAGAATCACCTGCGTCGCACGAGGCGCCCCATGTCGCTCTCCATCTTCAGCACGGAGGCCGAGGTACCACCGTTCAGTGCGAGCGGCGCCCcgtcggaggaggagcagtaTCTTGCCCACTTCTTCCGGCAAATCGGCACTGGTGCAACTGCCAATCCCGAGGACGACATActcaccccctctccgtcCCGCTCTGCAAAGAgtgtgctgcagcgacttGTAGAGGACTGCGTGGCGCGGCAGGGCCTCGCGAGCACCGCGGAGGCGACACGACAcctgcacagctgcagcacccagACTGAAGCGGCCGACAGCGCCGACGGCGCGGCGAACTCTCTCAATTCACTTGAGTGCCGCCTTGCCGCCGTTGATGCCAAGTATGCACTTACCTTTGCTCAGCTCAAGCGGACCACTGGCGCGGGGGAGCAACCTTTCTTTCTCCGCTCCGAGGTGGAGCGTCGACTGCAGCAGTACAAGAACGACatgcacgcgcagctgcgaagCGAGTACGAGCAGAAGTACAACAACTTCATGCGAGTCAAACTGCAAGAGGCACGTGACGAGGCTGATGGACGGTACCGCGTCTTTGTGCAGAACAAAACAGAGGAGCTGGCAGAGATGGAACGTAGTGTGCTCGTCAAGCTtgagcaggagcggcagcgactgAAGATGGCGTGGGAGGCCGTTCACCAGCAGCGTACAGAGCTGGAGAGACGTCAGCGGGACACAATGAAGCAGTTGGCGGACTACGACGcggcgaagcagcggagTGATGAGGAGCTGTACTCATATAAGGAGAGTacgcgcgcgctgcagctgcagtgtgCCAAGTGGGAAGAGCTCTGCGGGACACGGCTCATGGAACTGGACGGCGCTCGCAGTCGTGAGGGGCGGCGTGTAGAGGACATCCGCCGTCTGCAGGCTGAACATGCGGCGGAGTtgcagctgaaggaggaggaaatcGGTCGTCTGCGCTACCGGCTCCGCCTCATTTCGCGTGAGAACAACTACTCCCTCCCcgcagaagcggcagctTCAGACCACCTAAAGGACAGAACCGACTCCTCCGCTGTACCGCTGGAACACTCccgcactgcagctgctccggtCGACCCACAGCAACCTTACGGTCTTCTCACCCGCGCAGAGGAGATGCAGCGAAATGCTGTGGTACAGCAACAGGAGCGGTGGGATGCAGCAtggctcgctgctgctctctccaACAACGCGCGCCAGCCCCATACCCACGCACCTGCCACCGTGCCTCCTGTGCCAGTCACTACGGCGACGGAGACGCCAGAACGCGTCTTTGCGAAGCCCAGCAGCTCTCCATCTGCGCTGATGCCGCAGACATCACTGTACCCGCTGCAATCTGGTAAAGGGCAAGCCGCTCAGCAGCCAGATCACCGCTCGGAGTCTCCGGAGAGCCGGGTGGTCACAGCATCAGCCCTGGTCGCCACAATCCCCTCGGtctccgcctcggcagcTGACCTGGCGACTTCcttgccttcttcgccgaAGGTAAACTCCCCAGAGCCGACAGCCATCGCTGCGGTGGCCAAGCCTCCCTCGACCTCCTCTGACAAGGCCCAGCAAAGCAGCACCTCATCGACGACATCTGCCACCACGAGGGCCTCACTagcaccgccgtcacctTCGGTATCGCCCACGCGGGCAACTTCCCAGAAGCTGAAAAATGCGCCAGTTGTCGGCGCCCCTGCCACGGAGTCATCCACGTCGTCCAGCACGCGTCAGAGCCTGTCATCACCCGGCGTACCGTTCAACGCTTCAACAACACCGGTTCAACCTAGTGTCCAGCATGCAGATGATGATGAGTACGAGAACAGaagtgccgccgcggcgcgccTCAACGCCGTGGCGGCAGAGGAACAGAGTGCCCGTGGTGAAGTGCAGGCGGAGGAAGCAAGCGCACGTGGCAGTATCACATGGCTGGAAGGAAATAGGCGCGAGCTACTGGTGGGGGAATTGAAGCGTGCGCGCAGTGAAGAGGatggcagcaccagcggtcCGGGCAACGGCGTAGCTCCTCGCTGGAAGCAGTTTGGCGACGGTGAAGGCGGTGGCTCTGCCGCTGATCTGGGCTTCAGTGAGTCTTTCAGTAGCGACGACGAAGCGCTAATTCACGACTCCGATGTGGATGATTCGGAGTTCTAGGGTGGACTCCTGGGCACTTTTCAACCTATGGCACGCGGTTGCACAGGTCCACGCGCGTACAGAGCAGGTGCCTGCCGATGCATTGGAGTAATGCCGGACGAGCCCTGGAAGATGAGGAATGATGTCGCTCTCCATGGACGAGTTACTGCTGTCGATTGTGGTATTGCTCCCCGCTGCCACGCGTTCGAGCTGCGAGAGTTAAAAGGATCatctctgctgcagcgcttcaTATCTTCTCCTTTTTATCGGTTAccccatcgcctcctcctccataaCGAGGGACGACACCTCTGTACGTTGTATCAGTCTTCcgtaccccctcccccactctctgtgcGGAAGTCGAGCAGCCTCCCACCACTCGCTCggccaatgccgagccacctcCGAGAGTGAGAGAACCAAGCGCATCTACGACGTGGGGAGGTTAGAGTAacgtatcgctgctgatgccggtgGTCAtgtcctggatggcgctgcgtcggagtgACCCGAGGCAGTGACGGTGTTTGCATCACCCACAtgatgggcagagtgtcacCATAGCTCAAATCCACCCCACTCGGTCCTCGCTGCCGAcaggtgtggggagcctgagtgCATCCGCGAGGCGACCTGGGAAGCGAGTGGATGGGCTGAGTGTGAGGCAGAGATCCTGCACCGATGACGGGGTCGGTGCATTACTGCACTGCGTGTGGCTAGCGTTTCgttgcaccacgcgatgtGGACCTGTTACAAGCCTGGAGAAAGGGGTAGAGTGGGGCTCGACACTTCTGTGGTATGGCATCGAATGGTCGCGTCTCAAGTGGAAAACACACTCTAACAACTCCATAGAACAAAGCATTCATATACGAGCAGCGAAAAAGAGATACCCCGGTATGTCTGCCCACCGACCCAGGCAGGGGTTCAATGCTGGTCATCATGGACGGACTGATTGACAGACTCTCTTATCACAATGGATTCTCCTGTGctaagcagcagcacccccaccccccacccccgtgtgcgggtgtgtgtttGATTCCCCGTCCCCCTTGAgctccctccttccctttgTCTCGTCACTCTCAGTGGTGAACGCCTGCACGCGTTGTGTAGTTTTCTGTTGTCCTTTCTGGGGCGCGTTAAACCCACACGCCCGCTGCCTTTCTCGATGTGAAGCTCACTAAGTTCGGAGAAgaagggcacacacacacacacatacctacgggacgcctacaagaaaTCAGCAGGTCACAGTCCTTTCATCAGCGTTGGCGTGATTTTCGTTCCCTCTGCTCTCGCATCGAATGCTTCTCTGCTTTCTCGCCTTCATCTTGGCTCAGCTCTTTCCACCActgcccctctttctctccctccctccctccctccctctctctctctcagcttCGCGACTCCCaagtgtgtgtctctctgctTCAGTTCTTTCTCGGTTGTCAAGTGCGATCGCGACAATGCAGGCAAGCCGAGTCATATCACTCTTTGGCGTGCAATACCCCATTGTGCAGGGTGGCATGGTGTGGTGCAGTGGATGGCGTCTGGCGTCTGCCGTGAGCAACGCAGGCGACCTCGGTCTCCTCGGCGCCGGTTCCATGATGTTCGATGTCTTTCAGCACCACGTTCGTCGCTGCAAGGAGGCCACGAAGAAGCCCTTTGGTGTCaacctctctctcacccacGACGTGTCGCGGCACATAGAATTCCTTATCGAGGAGAAGGTGCCGATCGTGTTCACGAGTGCTGGAAGCCCTAAGCTGTGGACTCAGAAGCTGCAAAGCCACGGAATTAAGGTGGCGCACGTCGTGCCCAACTGCAAACTCGCCCTCAAGTGCGAGGCGGCAGGGGTTGACGCCGTCGTGGCAGAAGGGTTCGAGGCCGGTGGCCACAATGGACGGGAGGAAATCACCACGATGACGCTGATCCCACAGGTGCGTAAGGTACTGGCGCCTGAGATACCCCTGATCGCAGCGGGTGGCATTGCGAGTGGGGAGGCAATGCTAGCGGCTATGGCTCTTGGGGCGGAAGGCGTCCAGGTAGGCACGCGCTTCGCGGTCACTCAAGAAAGCTCGGCAGCCGAGGAGTTCAAGAAAAGATGCACAGTAGCAGGGGAGGCCGAGACGTGGCTAACGCTGAAACAATACATGCCGACTCGTCTTCTACTGAACGACTACGGCAAGGAGGCCCGCCGCCTCTCTGAGTCTGGCGCCACCaaggagcagctgaaggCGTTCTGTGGCAAGGGCcgcacgaagagagggatCTTCGAAGGTGACTTGGAGAACGGCGAGCTCGAGATTGGCCAAATTGTGTCGACGTGCAAGGACATTCCGAccgcggcggaggtggtagAACGCATGGTGAAGGAGTTCCGCGCCCGTAACGAGCAGCTGGCCAAGATGAAGTTGTAGAGCACAGGAACAAAGCATTATATCCTCCTCACAGAGTCGAGCGTTGAGAGTCACACGGACACCAGACGGGAAAGAACAGAGCTTTgacagagagacgcacatgcacacgtgtgtgagctgccaccaccactatcaCTGCCGTCGCCGTGCCTGACACAGACGTGCGCACTCCGTCTatcttcccttttcgttcAGTGCCTAGTGCACCCATCGCGATCGCCTCcgctctctttgtttccGATTCCTCTTTGGGggctcctccctccccacacgcacacagagaccCTGGCGCACACGCGTCGTCTCACAcccgcctccctctgccCCACACCTTCCCACGCATAGCCACGCCTGCTACGGTGTCGGTGTATCCAGGAGCGGTAAACGATGGCGAgtcttgcttctctctcccccccctgcGGCTGGGCAGTACGATCAGCTGAACTCCCGCtgagggaaaacaaaactGTTGGCCCTGTCAGAGTGGTACCCAGAGAACGAAATTTGCCACTCTTCagcgtgggggaggggggagtcaCGCGCACACATGAACGGCCCTCTCGTCTTTACAGggcccttccccctcctcgcatGCCAGTCTCGACGTTCGACGGCTTTCTTGttttctgccccccccccttccttcccacTGCAAAAGTGCTCGCGCCTTCTGGCAGAGGGCCTCCGCCATTTATTCGCTCGGCTGGCCTCCAGCGGCGGCTTAGGCGTGTATCGATGTCGGGTGTGTGGCCGCATTCGTTTCTCTTGCTTATGCTAAGGAGGCTGTTCAGTAGTTGGACTACCTCGTCTGCGAGCTTCCCTCAGTTTCACTCCGGCCCGTCCTCCTCATGGGTCGGTCATCGGCTGAGCCGCGatagggaggggaagggactGGACCCTGCACTCGTATCGAAGTCATCGAAAAGATTACGAGCGACTCTACAAGATCAGCGCACCAAAGAtccgctgcctccccctACCCCGGCGACTCCCAACGCGTTTGGCGGCACTGCCCATGACATGTTGGAAAACAGGAGGGAAGCCCTTTGACTCGATACTTGTCGTCTTCTcgttccttctctctctctcgctcgctctctaTTCTCACAGTAGTCAGTGCAGGAAATattgacacacacacacacacacacttggAATGCCTTCCTTGAAGCATTCGCCGCCTCGCGGGGCGGCCAGGGTTGTCTCTGTGCGCaaggatgctgctgctgcaacagTGAAGGTACCAAAACTTACTGCGGCTGCTCTTGGGCTGCTCAAAAGTGGCGCCCTTCAGCGTGACATGTGTGCTAAGACACCCGCCTTGCACACTCCGTACTTATCCACCTCACCATCAAAGCGGTCATGCACCTCACCCACAACGAGCGCTCCTCTTTTTCGACTTTTTTCCGTGGATCCGTTACCAACTGTTGACTCGGCAGCCGATGTGAAAGAGTCAGAGGTCAAGTTTGGTTCCCCCAGGGATGCACGTCAGCTATCACTCTCCCTCGTCACAGACACGAATATCGCCGATGAGTGTTACAGTCTCACCACCTTGGTCGACGGCAGCGtgtccttctcccctccttacactctctctcacagcacctgcagcttGCAGCACAAGTCGCACGCCCACTTCATTGCGCATGCTTACAAGTGCGGTGCATCCTGCACGACCCAGACGTCTATCTGCGCCACAGCGCTTCACACCGAGGGGACAGGAAATTCAGATATCGCCACAGCAGTGAGTGGAGCCACGTACATGTCGCCAGGACACTCCATGAGCAGCCCTGGCAACTTCCTTCGCTCCCAGCCAGCACGTTTGTGGATGACGGTGGTACCGCAGAACAGCCACCATATCGGCACCAACGTGCTCGGCCCTCTTGAGGAAACCGAAGAAGTGGAAGAGGCGATCAGTGTGGCCTCGACCATGGCCGAATCTGGCCAATGCAGGCTCTTCTGGGACGGGGCTGAGGAGTCCACAAGCGTGATCGAAGAAGATATTCAGTGCAATGATGATGTCGCCGCCTAACATCACTTTCGCGATGTGAGGTGGCGTACTCTGGTCTGTCTGTGGGACTCGGAGTGATTCAAATTTTCGAATTGCATGACACTTTTTGTGTTAGGCCATATCGCCCtattttttccctctctcgttcttccCTCCTCGGTGTCCAGGAGACAGTGTGAGTGTGGGCTCTTGTTTCCGTTCGTCCCTTTCCTTCGTGCAGTGGGTGTACTAGCGTATTCATGGTGTCCATATAtacgaagaggaaaagaaaaaatggaAGCGGAGCAATGCTGTAGAACACATGCACCACGAgtgttttccctttttcccttcctcaCTGCCATGCACATACctacatgcacacacacacacacacacacacaatggcTGGAGACAAATCCTCCACCGCCAGTGTTATAGAAAGATTCATCTTGTGCGCCACTTGCACGCACGTCCTTACGGACGCacatgtgtgcgcgtgcgtgtgatTTGTCAGTATCCTTTCTGTGCTTGCGTGCGTCTGttgcttttcttccttttctgtATTGCTGGTGCTGTTTGacgcctcctttcctcccttcgtgctcgccttcccagtcccccccctctccccccccccctacccacccactcactcactcgcctcttcctccaccacaATGAAAAAATGGGGGAGTCGACTTGGTTCCCTGTGGGGGGCGGGAGGGGTTGGCGTTGTGTCGCTGTTGTTTGCTTAATTTATTCTTTGGCatcttctttgttttttttttctgtactttttttattttctttttATATACATTTtttgtgtggggggggggtgtatgggtgagtgagtgggGATGTGCTGCGGGACTCCTGGGCACGGCGATCCTCTCTTTTTGAGGGGGTCGCTTGGTTGTTTGCTTTGGTAGCCGGGCGCACCGTACGTGTGCCTCTTTTCTGCACCATCCACCTGTCAATCTCTCgacccttctctccctctcacccactctcctcttcgctgtaCGTTtgcctgtctctctgtccACTCGCTtcctgggggaggggggctcttcttctcgcagGGTGAGCAATCGATTCCAACGGTGTGGCCCCTCCGCTGTGTTGCCGCGCCTTCAACACGGGGGACAAAGAGAGAATAAATAAAAATAAAAATGAGaacaacaaaagaaaagggaacGCCCGCCACTTTCGCTTGTCATTTGTGGATtcgatttttttttcttcttcgtttgTGTTCTATACTTTTATATGTTTTCTTTTTATCCTGgatgctctctctctctcacacgtTTATATCGCCATTCGAGCCTGCGACTCGCGCttcgccgcctcccctcccccaggcctccctccttctcctgcaCAAAAGGAAGCATGAGAGCACGCACATGTACCAGAGATCTGTGATGCATGTCAGAGCACTCCGCCAGGctcctttgtttctcttttgaCAGGTTTTCCTCTTCActtctgtttttttctttttggggggaggggggtggggagtaCTTACTTATTCCGTTTCGACCTATCGCTTCCTCCGCACTACCGCCCACCTCGTCactctctcgccctcctctgctTCTGGTACTGCAGGTGAACATAAACGTGGGAGCGCCTCTCGGTAGCCGTGTATGGGCGTTGGGgtagggtggtggtggtgttgatCGTTGCTCGTTAGCTTTTGAGGGGCCTTCCTGTGTTTAACGCGGATGCCAAACGCCTACCTCTGTTGCCTCACCTGCATGTTGAAACGTACTTTCAGGCTGCAGCAACATTCCCCTCCTTTACCGCCCCTGTtcagccccctccccacttTGTAAGGTCTGGATGATGCGCGGTTCACTTTTGGgcttttattttttttcctctcatGCTCACTTCGACCTGCATCTATTACG encodes:
- a CDS encoding putative enoyl-[acyl-carrier-protein] reductase, which encodes MQASRVISLFGVQYPIVQGGMVWCSGWRLASAVSNAGDLGLLGAGSMMFDVFQHHVRRCKEATKKPFGVNLSLTHDVSRHIEFLIEEKVPIVFTSAGSPKLWTQKLQSHGIKVAHVVPNCKLALKCEAAGVDAVVAEGFEAGGHNGREEITTMTLIPQVRKVLAPEIPLIAAGGIASGEAMLAAMALGAEGVQVGTRFAVTQESSAAEEFKKRCTVAGEAETWLTLKQYMPTRLLLNDYGKEARRLSESGATKEQLKAFCGKGRTKRGIFEGDLENGELEIGQIVSTCKDIPTAAEVVERMVKEFRARNEQLAKMKL